The following is a genomic window from Bordetella sp. H567.
GGTTTCCACGCCGCCGCCCTGCATTTTGGTAATCATCTTCGCGATGTTCAGGACCGTTTCGCTGGGGATGGTCTTGATGGTGTCCCCCGTTTTCGAGTCCTTGATGGAAATCACCACGCGGTGCGTGTCCGGGTCGATGTCGAACTGGATCTGCGTCGACCAGGCCTGCATTTGCTCGTTGATCTTCTGCAATGCCCGGTCCAGAGGCAGCTGCGGCTCCGACGGCTGGCCGGACGAACCGCCGCCGCTGGTGGCGCCGCCGGTGTCGGCGCCTTTCTGGGCGTCGCCGCCAGGGGTGACCAGAACGGCGGCATCAGGCAACGGTGCAGGGTGTGCCTCGGCGAGCTGGACCGGAAGGGCCGCGGGGGCGATAGGGCTGACAGCCATAAGGACTCCACTTTCTGCTGTGCGTCGACGACGCGGGTTTCTGGGTAGACAACGTCGTAACGGCAGGGCAGCCGGAAACTTTAGTCCCGCGGCGCCGTTATCTGCATCTCGTTCCGCCGGGCGCCCCGCGACCCCCGCACCGCCTGAAACAGGTGCACCCAGACCGGGGACGCCGCCGGAGCCGGCTTTGCCGGTCCGCCAGCGTCGCCCCCTTGAGGGGGAGGCGCGCAGCGCCTCGGGGGTGGGGCCCTCCCTCCCCCTGTTAAAATTTCGTCTGCTCCAGCTCAGTTTCCCGCCATGTCTCTCACCGCCCCTCCGGATGCCGGCGCCACGCTTACCCAGTGGCTGGCATACCTGGAATCGCTGCACCCCAAAACCATCGACCTTGGCCTGGAACGGGTCCGCCAGGTGGCGCAACGCCTGAAGATCGAGCTGGACTGCGTCAAGATCGTGGTCGGCGGCACCAACGGCAAGGGTTCCACCTGCGCCATGCTGGAAGCCATGCTGCTGGCGGCGGGCTTCAAAACGGGGCTGTATACGTCTCCGCACCTGATCGACTTCAACGAACGGGTGCGCGTGAACGGCGAGCTGGCGTCCGATGCGGACCTTGTCACCCAGTTCCAGGCCGTGGAGGCCGCGCGGGGCGACACCTCGCTGACGTACTTCGAATTCACGACCCTGGCGGCGCTGCGCCTGTTCGCGCTATCCCGCCTGGACGCCGTCGTGCTGGAAGTCGGCCTGGGCGGCCGCCTGGATGCGGTGAATATTGTCGACGCCGATTGCGCCGTCGTGACCAGCGTGGACCTGGACCACATGGACTGGTTGGGGGATACCCGCGAAAAGATCGGCTACGAAAAGGCCCACATCTATCGCCCGGGCAAGCCCGCCATCTGTGCCGACCCCATGCCGCCGCAAAGCCTGGTCGACCATGCCGCGGCCATCGGGGCCGACCTGTGGCAGTTCGGCCAGGACTACAACTACTCGGGCGATCGGCAGCAATGGGCCTACGGCGGCCGGGCGCAGCGCCGTAGCGCGCTGGCCTATCCCGCCCTGCGTGGCGCCAATCAGCTCCTGAACGCCGCGGCCGCCCTGGCCGCGCTGGAAGCGCTGCGCGACCGCCTGCCGGTGCCGCAGCAGGCGGTGCGCCTAGGGCTGCTGCAGGCTACCTTGCCGGGGCGCTTCCAGATACTGCCGGGGCAGCCCACCGTCATCCTGGATGTGGGCCACAATCCGCATGCCGCCGCGGTCCTGGCCCAGAACCTCGACAACATGGGTTTTCATCCCTACACCTATGCGGTGTTCGGCATGCTCACCGACAAGGATGTGGCCGGCGTGGTGGCCAAGCTGGGCGGCCGGATCGACCGCTGGTATTGCGCCGGCCTGCCCGGGCCGCGGGGCGGCAGCGGGCAAGCGCTGGCCGAACAGGTGCGGGCAGCGCTGCCGTCGCCTGGCGCGGGCGACGACGTCCCTTTGATCGCCGCCTATGCGGACCCCGCCCAGGCCTACGCCGCGGCGCGCGCCCAGGCGGGCGAGGGTGATAGAATCGTGGTGTTCGGATCGTTCTTCACGGTCGCCGCCGTGCTCCAATCGCTGGGGCGTAAATCCTGAGTTTTCCACCGCGCGTCGGCGCGCCGGCTGCAAGGAATTCGTGCTTCATGGGTTTGTTCAATCGGAAAGATTCCGCAGCCGACGCGCCGTCCGGCCGGCCGCGTCCGTCCGTATCCAGCGAGGCCCAGGCGGCCGAACTACGCTCGCGGGCGCGCCGCCGTCTGGCCGGCGCGGTCGCCCTGGTGCTGGCGGCCGTCATCATCCTGCCGATGGTGCTGGATTCCGAACCGTCGCGCGTCAGTGACGATATCCCCATCCGTATCCCGGACCGCAATTCGCCTTATCAACCCACGGTGTCGGATCCGCAGGCGCCCGACGCCGGCGCCTCCAGCGGCGCGGGCAATGGCACGCCTGCTACCACCGGCGTAGCGCCTCCCGTCACCGCCGCTCCGCAGGCGCCGGCTACCGGCCAGCAGCCCTCCGCCGCGCAACCGCCGGCCGCCGCGGGCCAGCAAGCCGCGGGCGGCCAGGCCGCCGCGCAGGGCAGGCCAGATACCGCACGCCCCAGCGGCGATCCCGCGCATGCCGATGCCGGCCGCGTCGCGCCGCGTTCCGATACCCGCTCCGAGACGGCCCGCACCGAACCCAAGCCGGAAAGCCGCCCCGAACCCAAACCCACCGCCCGGCAAGAGTCTGCGCCCCGCACCGACGACGGCAGCAAGGCCCTGGCGCTGCTGGAAGGCCGTGGCTCGGGACCGGCACCCGCCAAGCCGGCCCCGGAAGCCCGTTCCGGCACCGACACCAAGGGAAATTTCGTGCTGCAGGTCGCGGCATACACGACCCAGGCCGATGCCCAGGCGCGCCGCGACAAACTGCATGCGGCCGGCGTGACCAACGCGTTCGTCCAGGAAGCCAGCGTCGGCGGCAAACAGCAATATCGGCTGCGCGTGGGGCCGTTCCCCTCGCGCGAAGCGGCCCAGGCGGCCCAGGCAAGGCTGCGTACCCTGGGCTATGACAACGGTTTCATCGCCGCGCAGTGACAGGGTTCGATTTCGTCGTGGTGGCGATCATCGCCATATCGGGCCTCCTGGGCCTAGTGCGTGGCTTGCTGAAGGAAGTGCTGTCCCTGCTGGCATACATCCTGGCCTTCGTGGCGGCAATCTGGTGGGGCCCTGCCGTGTATGGCTGGCTGGCCCCCTGGATCGAAACCACGGTGCTGCGCATGGGCGCCGCCTATGCGGCCGTGTTCCTGGTGGTGCTGCTGGGGGTGGGGCTGGTCAACATGACTTTGTCGGCGCTCATTCGCACCACGGGGCTATCGCCCGCGGATCACGGCCTGGGCGGCCTGTTCGGACTGGTACGCGGCGCGCTGATCGTGCTGGTGCTGGTCACGGCCGCCGGCTACACGCCGCTGCCCCAGGAAGCCTGGTGGCGCGATGCGATGTTTTCCCATACGGCCACAGAAGCCGTCAAACATACCAAAGTGTGGCTTCCGCCGTCGCTGGCGTCGATGCTGCCGTATTGAACGTGGCCGCTTTGCCGCCATATCTCGGATAGAACGCAGTAGGATCAACAGGAAATTGCCATGTGTGGAATCGTAGGGGTCGTGGGGCGCGGGCCGGTCAACCAGCTGCTCTATGACAGTCTGCTGCTGCTGCAGCATCGGGGCCAGGATGCGGCCGGTATCGCCACCGCGCAGGGCAGCCAGTTCAACCTGTACAAGGCGCACGGCCTGGTGCGCGACGTTTTCCGCACTCGCAACATGCGGGCGCTGCCTGGCACCAGCGGCGTCGCGCAGGTGCGCTATCCCACGGCCGGCTCCAGCGCCAGCGAAGAAGAAGCGCAGCCGTTCTACGTCAACGCGCCCTTCGGCATCATGATGGCGCACAACGGCAACCTGACGAACTGGCGCGAACTGCGCGAATCCCTGTTCCGCGTCGATCGCCGCCACATCAACACGAATTCCGATTCGGAAGTCCTGCTCAACGTGCTGGCGCACGAACTGCAGTCGGCGGCCAACGGCATCTCCCTGGACGACGACGCGATCTTCCGCGCCGTCGCGGCGGTGCATCGCCGCGTGCGCGGCGCCTACGCCGTGGTCGCGCAGATCGCCGGTTACGGCCTGCTGGCTTTCCGCGATCCCCACGGCATCCGCCCGCTGTGCATCGGGCGCCAGGAAACGGAACACGGCGTGGAATGGATGGTCGCGTCGGAATCCGTGGCGCTGGAAGGCAGCGGCTTCATCTTCGTGCGCGACGTCGCGCCCGGCGAAGCCGTTTTCGTCGACCTGGACGGCAAGTTCTATAGCCGCCAGTGCGCGGAGAACGCCCAACTGGTGCCCTGCATTTTCGAGTACGTGTATTTCGCGCGTCCGGATTCGCTGATGGACGGCGTCTCCGTCTACGACGCCCGCCTGCGCATGGGCGAATACCTGGCCGACAAGGTGGCGCGCACCTTGCGCCTGGGCGACATCGACGTCGTCATGCCGATTCCCGACTCATCGCGTCCCGCCGCCATGCAGCTGGCCGCGCGCCTGAACCTGGATTATCGCGAGGGCCTGATCAAGAACCGCTACGTCGGGCGCACCTTCATCATGCCGGGCCAGGCCGTGCGCAAGAAATCCGTGCGGCAGAAGCTCAATGCCATCGGCCGCGAATTCCAGGGCAAGAACGTGCTGCTGGTGGATGATTCCATCGTGCGTGGAACGACCAGCCGGGAGATCGTCGACATGGCGCGCGCCGCCGGTGCCCACAAGGTGTTCTTCGCCTCGGCCGCGCCACCCGTGCGTTTTCCCAACGTGTACGGCATCGACATGCCGACGCAGCGCGAACTCATCGCCACCGGCCGCAGCGACGAGGAAATCGCGCGCACCATCGGCGCCGACGCGCTGGTCTACCAGGATCTGGGCGATATGCAACAGGCGGTGCGCGATCTGAACCCCGCGATGTCGCGCTTCGAGGCATCCTGCTTCGACGGCGATTACATCACCGGGGACATCACGCCCGAATACCTGGAACGGCTGGGCCAGAGCCGCGGCGAATCGGACGAGGAGTCCCGCGGCGGCCTGTTGTTCAATATGGGCTACGCCGCCAACGACGCCTGATCCACCGCCGTCCCAATACCCTGCTGTTCAGGCGCGGCGCAGTAGCGCGCGCAGGCTCAGCAGGGCCAGGATCACGAACAAGGCCAGGCTCCACAGGGCGTACTCGACGCCCAGCACCTTCACCGTCGCATCCGCGCAGGTGGCGTAAATGCCGAACACCGACGGCATCGCAGCGTCCAGCCCGCTACCGGCGATGACCTTGTCGGCGAAGGTCTGCGCGCATGACAGCAGCCGCGACGCGACGGTGTACTGGTAATAAGCCGCCCAGATGCCGCACGCCGCCAGTACCAGGCCCAGCAGGGCTCCGAGCCGGCGTAGCGTGGGCCCCAGGAATGCCAGCACCAGGCAGACGACCCCGATAACGACATAGATCAGGCGTTGCAGCACGCACCAGGCGCACGGTTGCAGGCCGAAGGCATATTGGGACACAAGCGCGATGCCGACGGCGCCGAAGGCCAGGACGGCGATCAGGGCCAGGGTGCGTTGCGATGTCGATGGCATGGCGGTTCTATCCTGTGGCGGAAATGGAAGGTAAGGGCAGCCCACGTACACGCCGGGCGCGTACGGTCCAAGGCGCGGGCAGGGCTACTTCACCCCCGCGGCCGACGCATGGTTGACCGCTTCGACCAGCACGCCCAGCAGGAGTTCATGCACGCCATCCCAGACGATCTGTACACCCAGGCACAGCAGCACGAAGGCGGACAGCCGCATGAACACGGCCGTACCGTTATCTCCCAGCCGGTACAGGAACTGGGCCGCGAAGCGCAGGCAGCCGTAAAGGATGATCGCCGTTATCAGGATGCCCGGCAGCGATCCGGCCAGTTTGATCAGGCTGACGAGGCGGTCCGGCTCGCTTAGCGAGGCGCCCACCGTGATGGCGGCCGCGATGGACCCGGGGCCGCAGCTGATAGGGAAGGTCAGGGGGTAGAAGGCCCGCGCCTTGGCCATTTCCGGCGTGAAGGATTCCGCCGCGCGCGCGGCGTTCTGTGCGCCGCCATCAGGCGAATTCACCAGGCGCCACGCGCTGGTGATCACGAGAAGGCCGCCTCCCACGCGCACGATTGCCAGCGACAGGCCGAAGAAGGTCAGAAGCACGTTGCCGGCGACCATCGCGATGGTCAGCATCACGCCCACGTTGATGGCGACGCGCTTGGCCAAGGCCACCCGCGTCGCGCTGGACGCGCCTTCGGTCAATGTCCAGAAGATCGGTGCAACGGCAGGCGGGTTCAGGAAGGGCAGCAGCGTGGCCAGCGCAAAGAGGAAACTGCGGCCAAATACCAGGAGATATTCGTGCACGAGCATGAGAGGGAAGCCTGGCCGATAAAAGGAGCATCGATTGTAAGCGTGCGGCAATATTCCGGGGCATGTCAGCGCGAAGGTAATCCCGCGTCCGATGCGGTAATGTCGCGTCGGATTTCATCCCCATGCTGCCCCGGCATGTGCCGTATCGCGGTTCATGCGGCCGCGCGCTGCGCGCCGTCTCCCGCCAGCGCGTCCAGGATCGCCCGCTCGAATTGCATTTGCGCGCGCGGCCTTTCCAGCGTTTCGCCTTCGATGATGAAAACGTCCTCCACGCGGTCGCCCAGGGTCATTACCTTGGCCATTTGCAGATTCACGCCGTGGCCGACGAAGACCCGCGCCAGCGCATGCAGCAAACCCGGCCTGTCCGTCGCCGTGACGGACAGGCGCCAGGATTTGCTGCGTTCGTCCGGCTGCAGCTCGGCCTGCGGCGGCACGGGAAACACGCGCGACATGCGCGACTGTCGCGATCGGCCATAAGGCGCCGCCACGCCCGCGCCGCCTTGCGAAAACGTCGCGGGGTCCTTCAGTCGGGCGGCTAGTTCGTGTTCCACCAGGGCCGCCTGCGCGCGCAGGTCGCTGGCACCGTCGGGTAGCAGCACGATAAAGCTATCCAGCGCCCAGCCGTGGCGCGTCGTGTGGATGCGCGCATCCTGAATGCTCAGCGATTTGGCGTCGAAATAGCCACAAATGGCGGCGAACAGGTCGGCGGCGTCCCGCGTATAGACCATGACCTGCAAGCCTTCTCCCTGCTCCGTGGGCCGCGCCTTGACCACCGCCTGTTCCGGCGCGGGCCGATAGTACAAATGCCGCGTATGCCAGGCGATATCCGACGCATCGTGGCGAAGGAAGTACGCCACGTCCAGTTCTTTCCAGAAGGCTTCGCGCGCGTCGTCGCGCAGGCCGGCCAGGCGCGTCAGCCGGGCGGCCTCCGCCTTGCGGTGGTTGAGGACGGTATCCGCGTCATGATGGGCGCCGCCCAGGGCGCCCAGCGTCAGGCGGTACAGGTCTTCCAGCAGCTTGCCTTTCCAGGCATTCCAGACCTTGGGGCTGGTGCCACGGATGTCGGCGACCGTCAGCAGATACAGGGCGGTAAGGTGGCGTTCGTCCTTGACCGTGGCGGCGAACGCGCGCACGACTTCGGGATCCGACAGGTCTCGCTTCTGGGCCACCGTGGACATCAGCAGATGCTGGCGGACCAGGAATTCGACCAGCTCCGCGTCCTCGGCTGCCAATCCGTGTTCGTGGGCAAACTTGCGCACTTCACGGGCGCCCAGTTCCGAATGATCGCCGCCGCGGCCCTTGGCGATATCGTGGAACAGCGCGGCGACGTAGAGCAGCCAATGGCGGTCCAGTTCGGAGATCAGCTGGCTGGCGAAGGGATACTCCTGCGCGTGCTCCGGCATGGTGAAGCGGCGCAGGTTGCGGATCACCGTCAGCGTATGCTGGTCCACGGTATAGACGTGGAACAGGTCATGCTGCATCTGGCCCACGATGCGGCGGAACACCGGCAGGTAGCGCGGCAGGATATTCAGCATGGTCATGCGGCGCAGTTCATGCACGATGCCGGCGGGCTGCTGCAGGATTTGCAGGAAAAGCCGCCGATTGACCGGATTGCGGCGAAACTGCGCATCGATGCGGTGGCGCGCGTGCCAGATGGCGCGCAGCGTGCGCGCCGACATGCCTTTCAGGTGCGGATGCTGCTGCATCACCAGGAAGGCGCGCAGCAGCAGGGTGGGATTGCGTTCGAACCCGTCGTCGCGGATGACGTCCAGCCGGTCATGCAGGCTGCGGAAGTCATCGTCGATGTCGCGTGCGTCGGACGCCGGACGGGGAAACAGCCGTTCCTCGATGTTCTGGACCAGGATGGAGTTCAGCTGCGTCACCAGCCGCGCCGCCCAGTAATACCGCTGCATCATCAATTCGCTGGCGCGCCGGGTGGCGGTCGCCTTGATGCCATAGACCTCGGCCAGCGCGGGCTGCAGGTCGAAGAGCACACGGTCTTCGCGGCGCTTGGACATCAGGTGCAGTTCGATGCGCAAGCGCTTGAACGCCTGTTCGGCGCGCCGCAGGCCGCGTGCCTCCGATGCGGTAAGCAGTCCCGCCTTGGAGATTTCGCGCCAGCTCTCGCCGAAGCCCGCGGCGCGCGCCATCCACATGATGACTTGCAGGTCGCGCAGGCCGCCGGGCGATTCCTTGCAATTGGGTTCCAGCGCGTAAGGCGTGTCCTGGTAGCGGGCATGGCGCTGCTGCATCTCGACCCGCTTGGCCCGGAAAAACAACGCCGGATCCAGGCGCGCGCGCATGGCGGTGTCGAAGGTCTTCATCAGGGCGCGATTGCCCGCCAGCCAGCGCGATTCGAGCAGGGCGGTTTCGACGGTGATGTCGGCATCCGCCTCGTGCTGGCAGTCGGCGATGGTGCGCACGCTGTGACCGGGCTCCAGGCCCAGGTCCCAGAGGGCCGCCACCAGCCGTTCGATGGCCGATTCCTCGTCGCGCGACGGGGCATGCGGCAGGAGGATGAGCAAGTCGACGTCGGAGTGCGGATACAGTTCGCCGCGCCCGTAACCGCCCACCGCGGCCAGCACTGCCCCCGCCGGCAGGGGGCACTGCTTGATCAGCTCGCGCAGCGTCTGGTCGGTGATCCGTCGCAGCTCGTGCAGCAGCGGATCGGGCCGTTCGTGTTCGCGGAAGGCCGCGATTGCGGCGTCGCGCCGGGCACGCATGCGGGCGCGCAGCGCCGGCAGGTCGGCGGCGGCCGTGTCGGCGGCGGCCGTGTCGGCCGCTGTCGCGGTGGAAGGTTCGGCTTGCGTACTCATACGGCGGTCCTTCCGGGTTCGGCGGGCGCTAGGCGGCGGGCACGGCGATGCTTTCGGTGACGAAGCTGGGCGGGGCCGGCATCCCCGGCGAGACCGTCAGGACTTCGTAGCCGGATTCGGTGACCAGCACCGTGTGTTCCCACTGGGCCGACAGGCTGTGGTCGCGGGTGACCACGGTCCAGCCGTCCGACAGCTGGCGGATTTCACGCCGTCCGGCATTGATCATCGGTTCGATCGTGAAGATCATGCCCGGGACCAGCTTCACACCCGTGCCCGGCTTGCCGTAGTGCAGCACCTGCGGGTCTTCATGGAAGCGCCGCCCCACGCCATGGCCGCAAAATTCGCGCACCACCGAAAAACCGTTGCCTTCGGCGTGCTTCTGGATGGCGTTGCCGATGTCACCCAGGGTGGCGCCGGCGCGCACCTGGCGGATGCCCAGCCACATGCATTCATAGGTGATGTCGGCCAGGCGGCGCGCCAGGATGGACGGCTCGCCCACATAGAACATGCGGCTGGTGTCGCCGAACCAGCCGTCCTTGATGATGGTGACGTCGATATTCAAAACGTCCCCGTTTTTCAGCACCTTGTCGCCCGGGATGCCGTGGCAGACCTGGTGGTTGACCGAGGTGCAGATGGCGCCCGGGAAGGGGGGGTAGCCCGGCGGCGCGTAGCCGACCGTGGCGGATTTGACCTGCAGCTCCTTGGTCAGGTAGTCCAGCGCCAGGCGGTCCAGTTCGCCCGTGGTGACGCCGGGCTTCACGAAAGGCGCCAGGTAATCCAGTACGCGCGCGGCGTCCTGGCAGGCCAGGCGCATTTTGTCGAGATCGGCGGGGTCGGTGACTATGCCCATGTATCAGCTTGAGGATTGGCTTGGAAAAATAGTAGAATTATAGGCTTCCCTGAAAAAGCAGGGGGAAGTCCCTGGTGCGTGGTGGGTAGTGAAGGTGGATAGTGAAGGTGGATAGTGAAGTGTATGGGTAAGGGTGGAGTGAATAAGCCCCGCCCTGAAAGTTTCCCGAGGTTCACCGACGCCCACCAAGACACACCAAGAGCCAGGTTGTTGAATCTGTTAAGTCTATAGCGACTGCTTTGAATCGCGCGCCACGCCAACGAGGGTGTCGCCGGCAACGCTGGAAACCCGGTCCCAGGACCGATAGCGTGCCGGAGGATGCGGGCCTGGCGCAAGTCCAAACCCTTGGAGATAACTATGTCCCTCATGCGTGAAATGCTGGAAGCCGGCGTCCATTTCGGCCACCAGACCCGTTACTGGAATCCGAAGATGGCTCCCTTCATCTTCGGTCAGCGTAACAAGATCCACATCATCAACCTCGAACAGACGGTCGGCAAGTACGTCGAGGCCACCAAGTTCGTCAAGCAGCTGGCTGCCCGTGGCGGCAACATCCTGTTCGTCGGCACCAAGCGCGCGGCCCGCGAGCTCATCGCCGCCGAAGCCGCCCGTTGCGGCATGCCCTACGTCGATGCCCGCTGGCTGGGCGGCATGCTGACCAACTTTAAGACGGTCAAGACCTCGATCAAGCGCCTGAAGGACATGGAAGCGGTGGTCACCGAAGGCGGCGCCGAGCGCATGATCAAGAAAGAAGGCCTGCTTTTCCAGCGTGAACTGGAAAAGCTGAACAAGTCCATGGGCGGCATCAAGGACATGACCGGCCTGCCGGACGCGATGTTCGTCATCGACGTTGGCTATCACAAGATCGCCATCGCCGAAGCGCGCAAGCTGGGCATTCCGGTCGTGGCGGTGGTCGATACCAACCACTCCCCGGACGGCATCGACTACGTCATCCCGGGCAATGACGACTCCACCAAGGCCATCGCGCTGTATGCCAAGGGCATGGCCGACGCCGTGCTGGAAGGCCGCGAACAAAACCTGAGCGGTCTGGTCGAAGAAGGTGGCGAAGGCCAGGAAGAGTTCGTCGAAGTGCAGGACGGCCAGGCCTGACAGGCCTGATCAGGACAGGGCGCCAGGCGCGTTGCGCCGGCCCGGTCCTGCCGGCGCCCGACGGGCGCGCCCCCGTATCGAAATCACATGCCCCGGCTTGCCGGGGCGTGCTTTAGCAAGAATGGAGCGAACATGGCTGAAATTACCGCCTCGATGGTCAAGGAATTGCGCGAAAAGACCGACGCGCCCATGATGGAATGCAAGAAGGCGCTGACCGAAGCCCAGGGCGATCTGGCTCGCGCCGAGGAAATCCTGCGCGTCAAGCTGGGTAACAAGGCCAGCAAGGCGGCCGCGCGCGTCACCGCCGAAGGGCTGATCGGCCTGTACATCTCGGCCGATGGCAAGCAGGGCGCCGTCATCGAAGTCAATTGCGAAACCGACTTCGTGGCCAAGAACAACGACTTCATCGCCTACGTCAACACCCTGGCCGAAGTGGTCGCGACCAAGAACCCGGCCGACGTCGCCGCGCTGTCCGACCTGCCGCTGGAAGGCGGCACGGTGGAAACCGTCCGTACCGGCCTGATCGGCAAGATCGGCGAAAACATCTCCATCCGCCGCTTCCAGCGCATGGAAACCGCCAACAAGCTGGCCAGCTACGTCCATGGCGGCAAGATCGGTGTGCTGGTCGATTTCAACGGTGCGGACAGCGTCGGCAAGGACCTGGCCATGCATATCGCGGCGACCAAGCCCAAGGCGCTGAATGCCGCCGGCGTGTCGCCCGCGGACATCGCCACGGAGCGCTCCGTCGCCGAGCAGAAGGCCGCCGAATCGGGCAAGCCGGCCGACATCGTCGCCAAGATGGTCGAAGGCTCGGTGCAGAAGTTCCTGAAGGAAGTCACGCTGATGTCGCAGCCCTTCGTCAAGAACGACAAGCAGACCGTTGAGCAGATGTTGAAGGCCGAAGGCGCCGGTATCGCCGGTTTCGCGCTTTTCATCGTCGGCGAGGGCATCGAGAAGAAAACCACCGACTTCGCCGCGGAAGTCGCCGCCGCCGCTGCCGGCCGCGCCTGATAAGCGCCCGTAAGCGCCTTATCCGTTCGCATTGCAGCTTTTTTATTACAGGCCGGCGACTGACCGGCCTATTTCTTGTCTTACACTTCCGTCGGATCGTTTCTAGGGATATCGCTCATGGCCAGCAGATCGTATAAGCGGGTTCTTCTCAAACTGTCCGGCGAAGCGCTGATGGGAGATGATGCATTCGGCATCAACCGCGGCACTATCGCGCGGATGACGGAGGAAATCGCCGAAATCGTCAATCTGGGCGTGGAGCTGGCCATCGTCATCGGCGGCGGGAATATCTTCCGCGGCGTCGCGCCGGGCGCCCAGGGCATGGATCGGGCCACGGCCGACTACATGGGTATGATGGCCACCATCATGAACGCGCTGGCCCTGCAGGATGCCCTGAAACACCGTAGTGTCGATACGCGGGTGCAGTCTGCCCTGAATATCGAACAGGTCGTCGAACCCTATATCCGTCCCAAGGCCCTGCGCTACCTGGAAGAGGGCAAGGTGGTGATCTTCGCCGCGGGCACCGGCAATCCGTTCTTTACGACGGACACCGCGGCGGCGCTGCGTGGCGCCGAAATCGGGGCGGAGATCGTCCTGAAGGCCACCAAGGTGGATGGCATCTACAGCGCGGATCCCAACAAGGATCCCACCGCCACCCGCTATTCCCGCATCAGCTTCGACGAGGCCATCGTGCGCCGGCTCGAAGTGATGGACGCGACTGCGTTCGCGCTATGCCGCGACCAGAAGCTGCCGATCAAGGTCTTTTCCATCAACAAGTCGGGCGCGCTGAAACGCGCGGTGACCGGCGAAGATGAAGGTACCCTGGTACACGTTTGAATTGAAGGAGTCGCAATGAGCGTCGCAGACATCAAAAAATCGGCCGAGTCCCGGATGGCCAAGTCCATCGAAACGCTCAAGGTCAATCTGTCCAAGATCCGTACCGGACGCGCGCACACCGGTATCCTGGATCACGTGCACGTCGAATACTACGGCTCTCCCGTGCCGATCAGCCAGGTGGCCAACGTCAACCTGGTCGACGCGCGCACGATCAGCGTGCAGCCCTACGAAAAGAGCATGGCGGGTCCGGTGGAGAAAGCCATCCGCGAATCCGACCTGGGGCTCAATCCGGTCTCCATGGGCGAAACCATCCGTGTGCCCATGCCCGCGCTGACCGAGGAGCGCCGGCGCGACCTCACCAAGGTCGTGAAGAACGAAGGCGAGGACGCCAAGATCGCGGTGCGCAATCTGCGGCGTGAAGGCAACGAGGCCTTGAAGAAGCTGGTCAAGGACAAGTCCATTTCCGAGGACGAAGAGCGCCGCGCCCAGGACGAAATCCAGAAGCTCACCGATCGCTGCGTGGCAGAGGTCGACAAGCTCATCGCCCAGAAAGAAGCGGAGATCATGACCGTTTGACGCGGATACGCGCGCGGTCTTTCCATCTCATGACTATCAGTTCCACCCAGGCGGTTCCCCAGACGTCGGATATCCCGCAGCATGTCGCCATCATCATGGACGGCAATGGCCGCTGGGCGACGCGGCGGCACCTGCCGCGTACCGCCGGGCATGCCAAGGGCGTACAGGCCGTGCGGCGGGTCGTGGAGGCTTGCGGCCGCCGCGGCGTGCGCTACCTGACCCTGTTCG
Proteins encoded in this region:
- the frr gene encoding ribosome recycling factor; translated protein: MSVADIKKSAESRMAKSIETLKVNLSKIRTGRAHTGILDHVHVEYYGSPVPISQVANVNLVDARTISVQPYEKSMAGPVEKAIRESDLGLNPVSMGETIRVPMPALTEERRRDLTKVVKNEGEDAKIAVRNLRREGNEALKKLVKDKSISEDEERRAQDEIQKLTDRCVAEVDKLIAQKEAEIMTV